A DNA window from Christiangramia salexigens contains the following coding sequences:
- a CDS encoding ATP-dependent DNA ligase: MKAFADLIRTLDSTNKTTLKVEALTEYFRNAPSKDKVWTIAILSHRRPPRPVNTTIMRGWASELARIPLWLFEESYHIVGDLAETIALVIPKTEESTDKSLNEFLQEIIDLKKKPEQEKKEYLVENWLNLNYYERFVFTKLITGSFRIGVSQKLMTRALSKATDIDEDILAYKLMGNWEPSKITFDKLILEENEEDYLSKPYPFYLAYAIEDEPQELGDVSEWSAEHKWDGIRSQVIIRNNELFVWSRGEELVTDKYPEFEAFVETIPNGTVIDGEILPYPNAEIGTFKDLQTRIGRKNVSKKLLENTPVILKAYDLLEWEGEDIRNKAFEERRHILENLYREVNSDEFPLHLSETIRFNSWEEAALERENSREVKSEGLMLKRLDSPYLVGRKKGDWWKWKVDPLTIDAVLTYAMRGHGRRSNLFTDYTFGLWDEEKEELVTFAKAYSGLTDKEFRKLDAWIKKNTLERFGPVRSVTPEHVFEIAFEGIAESRRHKSGVATRFPRILRWRSDKKITDANTLEDLKALIP, from the coding sequence ATGAAAGCGTTTGCAGATCTAATAAGAACCCTGGATAGTACCAACAAGACCACACTAAAAGTTGAGGCGCTTACCGAATATTTCAGGAATGCACCTTCTAAAGATAAAGTCTGGACAATTGCGATTCTAAGTCATAGACGGCCTCCTCGCCCGGTGAACACTACAATTATGCGCGGTTGGGCTTCTGAATTGGCAAGAATTCCGCTTTGGCTTTTTGAAGAGTCCTATCACATAGTTGGCGATCTGGCTGAAACGATAGCATTAGTGATACCCAAAACTGAGGAATCTACAGATAAGAGCCTGAATGAGTTCCTTCAGGAGATCATAGATCTTAAGAAAAAACCTGAACAGGAGAAAAAAGAATATCTCGTAGAGAACTGGCTGAATCTTAACTATTACGAACGTTTTGTCTTCACTAAGCTAATTACAGGAAGTTTTAGGATTGGGGTAAGTCAGAAATTAATGACCCGAGCACTTTCAAAAGCAACAGATATAGATGAAGATATACTTGCTTATAAGCTAATGGGAAACTGGGAACCTTCAAAGATCACCTTTGATAAACTCATTCTTGAAGAAAATGAAGAGGACTACCTTTCAAAACCTTATCCATTTTATTTAGCTTATGCTATTGAAGATGAGCCACAAGAACTCGGTGATGTTTCAGAATGGAGTGCAGAGCATAAATGGGATGGTATTCGTTCTCAGGTAATAATCAGGAATAATGAATTATTTGTCTGGAGTCGCGGTGAGGAACTGGTCACGGATAAATACCCGGAATTTGAAGCATTTGTTGAAACCATTCCTAATGGAACCGTAATAGACGGGGAAATATTACCATATCCAAATGCTGAAATAGGGACATTTAAGGATCTCCAAACCCGGATTGGCCGAAAGAATGTAAGCAAAAAATTACTGGAAAATACTCCCGTGATCCTTAAAGCTTATGATCTGTTGGAATGGGAAGGAGAAGACATAAGAAACAAAGCCTTTGAAGAGAGAAGGCATATTCTAGAGAATTTATATCGGGAGGTGAATTCAGACGAGTTTCCTCTGCACCTTTCAGAAACTATAAGATTTAATTCCTGGGAGGAAGCGGCATTAGAACGGGAGAATTCCAGAGAAGTGAAATCTGAAGGCTTGATGCTGAAAAGACTGGATTCTCCATATCTGGTGGGAAGGAAAAAGGGTGACTGGTGGAAATGGAAAGTTGACCCTTTAACCATAGATGCCGTCCTAACCTATGCAATGCGCGGGCATGGAAGAAGGAGTAATCTTTTTACAGATTATACCTTCGGTCTATGGGATGAAGAAAAAGAAGAGCTGGTAACCTTTGCAAAGGCGTACTCCGGACTCACAGATAAAGAATTTCGTAAACTGGATGCCTGGATAAAAAAGAATACCCTGGAGCGTTTTGGGCCAGTGCGAAGTGTAACCCCCGAGCATGTTTTTGAGATCGCATTTGAAGGAATTGCAGAGTCCAGAAGACATAAAAGCGGTGTGGCAACAAGATTTCCAAGGATTTTAAGATGGCGTAGTGATAAGAAGATCACAGATGCGAATACACTGGAGGATCTAAAAGCACTTATCCCATAA